One part of the Halopenitus persicus genome encodes these proteins:
- a CDS encoding potassium channel family protein, with product MRVVNIGYGRVGSRTARVLTEEGHAVTVVESDPDRARRARDDGFEVIEGDGSREDVLESAGIDAADALGALTGNLNTNFAACMIANHYGCRTVMRIDEDYREDIYRKYADEVDEVVYPERLGAIAAKNALLGGSIQAIADIAQHLQVLLITVTADSPMRGYTLSEVALPGEARILAFGKGDEQLGIPLPDDSLEAGDRIAILADYSVLDDVRQLLVGDVEPTTRAMAGGDR from the coding sequence ATGCGAGTAGTTAACATAGGATACGGACGGGTCGGGTCCCGAACGGCCCGCGTCCTGACCGAGGAGGGACACGCGGTCACCGTCGTCGAGTCCGATCCCGACAGGGCGCGTCGAGCCCGCGATGATGGGTTCGAGGTCATCGAAGGGGACGGCTCCCGAGAGGACGTCCTGGAGTCGGCCGGGATCGACGCAGCCGACGCGCTCGGCGCGCTCACCGGCAATCTCAACACCAACTTCGCGGCGTGCATGATCGCGAACCACTACGGCTGTCGGACCGTGATGCGCATCGACGAGGACTACCGCGAGGACATCTACCGGAAGTACGCCGACGAAGTCGACGAGGTCGTCTACCCCGAACGGCTCGGCGCGATCGCCGCGAAGAACGCCCTCCTCGGCGGCAGCATCCAGGCGATCGCCGACATCGCCCAGCATCTGCAGGTGCTCCTCATCACCGTGACCGCGGACTCCCCGATGCGCGGGTACACGCTCTCCGAGGTTGCCCTCCCCGGTGAGGCACGAATCCTCGCGTTCGGCAAGGGCGACGAACAGCTCGGCATCCCGCTTCCCGACGACTCCCTCGAGGCCGGCGACCGCATCGCCATCCTCGCCGATTACTCCGTCCTCGACGACGTCCGCCAGCTGCTCGTCGGGGACGTCGAACCGACCACCAGGGCGATGGCCGGAGGGGACCGATGA
- a CDS encoding Lrp/AsnC family transcriptional regulator, producing the protein MSVTAYVMVKANTGEADRLKADLAALEGVETVSIVAGDVDFIVTVAVETPSDVKDVAATAIQELDGVESTRTYVAME; encoded by the coding sequence ATGAGCGTCACCGCGTACGTGATGGTGAAGGCGAACACCGGAGAGGCCGACCGGCTGAAAGCCGACCTGGCGGCGCTCGAGGGCGTCGAAACCGTCAGCATCGTGGCCGGCGACGTCGACTTCATCGTCACCGTCGCCGTGGAGACCCCGTCCGACGTCAAGGACGTCGCCGCAACGGCCATCCAGGAGCTCGACGGCGTCGAGAGCACGCGAACCTACGTCGCGATGGAGTGA